In a genomic window of Streptomyces noursei ATCC 11455:
- a CDS encoding YncE family protein encodes MADRNRTHSRPTGSRPDRSTRRAALLVVACALVAAGCAGGGEQSAPTRPVGPSPHKAVAQGLPGMPPPLDEHDLYAADRPNRLAPQVKHYPSRVYVPNTGSDTVSVIDPKTYKVIETIPVGVQPQHVVPSWDMKTLWVNNNRGHDLTPIDPATGKAGKPVKVHDPYNLYFTPDGKYAVVMASMDKQLVFRDPHTMEVRKTVPVSCAGVNHADFSPDGKYFIVSCEFSGELLKVDTAKMAVIGQQKLPFEGAMPQDVKISPDGKTWYVADMMADGVWILNGDTFGRPKLLPTGKGTHGLYVSRDSRTMYISNRGEGSISLLNFKTGELADKWHIRGGGSPDMGGVSSDGNVLWLSGRYNSEVYALDTHTGKTLAKIPVGLGPHGLAVYPQPGRYSLGHTGIFR; translated from the coding sequence ATGGCTGACCGGAACCGTACCCACTCCCGTCCTACCGGCTCCCGCCCCGACCGCTCCACCCGCCGGGCCGCACTGCTGGTCGTGGCCTGCGCCCTGGTGGCGGCGGGCTGTGCCGGCGGCGGGGAGCAGTCCGCCCCCACGCGGCCCGTCGGGCCCTCGCCCCACAAGGCCGTCGCCCAGGGCCTGCCCGGGATGCCGCCGCCGCTGGACGAGCACGACCTGTACGCCGCGGACCGGCCGAACCGGCTGGCGCCGCAGGTCAAGCACTACCCGTCGCGGGTGTACGTGCCCAACACCGGCTCCGACACGGTCAGCGTCATCGACCCCAAGACGTACAAGGTCATCGAGACGATCCCGGTGGGCGTGCAGCCGCAGCACGTGGTGCCGTCCTGGGACATGAAGACCCTGTGGGTCAACAACAACCGGGGCCACGACCTGACCCCGATCGACCCGGCCACCGGCAAGGCCGGCAAGCCGGTCAAGGTCCACGACCCGTACAACCTCTACTTCACGCCGGACGGGAAGTACGCGGTGGTGATGGCGTCGATGGACAAGCAGCTGGTGTTCCGGGACCCGCACACGATGGAGGTCCGCAAGACCGTCCCGGTCAGCTGCGCGGGCGTCAACCACGCCGATTTCTCGCCGGACGGGAAGTACTTCATCGTCTCCTGCGAGTTCTCCGGCGAACTGCTCAAGGTCGACACCGCGAAGATGGCGGTGATCGGCCAGCAGAAGCTGCCGTTCGAGGGCGCCATGCCCCAGGACGTGAAGATCTCCCCGGACGGGAAGACCTGGTACGTCGCCGACATGATGGCCGACGGCGTGTGGATCCTGAACGGCGACACCTTCGGCCGGCCCAAGCTGCTGCCCACCGGCAAGGGCACGCACGGGCTCTACGTCAGCCGCGACTCCCGCACCATGTACATCTCCAACCGCGGCGAGGGGAGCATCTCGCTGCTGAACTTCAAGACCGGCGAACTCGCCGACAAGTGGCACATCCGCGGCGGCGGCAGCCCCGACATGGGCGGGGTCTCCTCGGACGGCAACGTGCTGTGGCTGTCCGGGCGGTACAACTCCGAGGTGTACGCGCTCGACACCCACACCGGGAAGACCCTGGCGAAGATCCCGGTGGGGCTGGGCCCGCACGGACTGGCGGTGTACCCGCAGCCGGGGCGGTACTCGCTGGGGCACACCGGGATCTTCCGCTAG
- the pgsA gene encoding phosphatidylinositol phosphate synthase, with product MLNKYARAFFTRVLTPFAALLIRLGVSPDAVTLVGTGGVVAGALVFYPRGEFFWGTVVITLFVFSDLVDGNMARQLGRSSRWGAFLDSTLDRVADSAIFGGLALWYAGRGDSLMLCAIAIFCLASGQVVSYTKARGEAIGLPVDVNGLVERAERLVITLVACGLSGLHTFGVPGVEVLLPIALWVVAVGSAVTLGQRVVTVRRESAEADAVAQGGNG from the coding sequence ATGCTGAACAAGTACGCGCGTGCGTTCTTCACGCGTGTTCTCACACCGTTCGCCGCCCTGCTCATCCGTCTCGGGGTCAGCCCGGACGCGGTCACCCTCGTCGGAACCGGCGGTGTGGTCGCCGGCGCCCTGGTCTTCTACCCCCGGGGCGAGTTCTTCTGGGGCACGGTCGTGATCACGCTGTTCGTCTTCTCCGACCTGGTCGACGGCAACATGGCGCGGCAGCTGGGGCGCTCCAGCCGGTGGGGCGCCTTCCTGGACTCCACCCTCGACCGGGTCGCGGACTCGGCGATCTTCGGCGGGCTGGCCCTGTGGTACGCCGGCCGCGGCGACAGCCTGATGCTCTGCGCGATCGCCATCTTCTGCCTCGCCAGCGGCCAGGTCGTCTCGTACACCAAGGCGCGCGGTGAGGCCATCGGGCTGCCGGTGGACGTCAACGGCCTGGTGGAGCGGGCCGAGCGGCTGGTCATCACGCTGGTCGCCTGCGGTCTGTCCGGGCTGCACACGTTCGGCGTGCCGGGCGTCGAGGTCCTGCTGCCGATCGCCCTGTGGGTGGTCGCGGTCGGCAGCGCCGTCACCCTCGGCCAACGTGTGGTGACGGTACGGCGGGAGTCGGCCGAGGCCGACGCCGTGGCGCAAGGGGGGAACGGCTGA
- a CDS encoding phosphatidylinositol mannoside acyltransferase, protein MRIDTDKLTDGLYGLGWSTVKRLPEGVAVQLGRQLADLAWRRRGKGVQRLESNLARVVPDASPERLAELSRAGMRSYMRYWMESFRLPVWSPERIKAGFTPEDVHHLEDGLKSDRGVILALPHMGNYDLAGVWVTTKLDTPFTTVAERLKPESLYDRFVAYREGLGMEVLPHTGGAAFGTLARRLRAGGLVCLVADRDLSSSGIPVKFFGEEAKMPAGPAMLALQTGAMLLPVTLWYDDTPIMRGRVHPEIEVPQNGTRTEKAALMTQALADAFASGIADHPTDWHMLQRLWLADLEPRGDAGTEPA, encoded by the coding sequence ATGCGGATCGACACCGACAAGCTGACGGACGGGCTGTACGGCCTGGGCTGGAGCACCGTCAAGCGGCTGCCCGAAGGGGTCGCGGTGCAGCTCGGGCGGCAGCTCGCCGACCTGGCCTGGCGACGCCGCGGCAAGGGCGTCCAGCGCCTGGAGTCCAACCTCGCCCGGGTCGTCCCGGATGCCTCCCCGGAGCGACTGGCCGAGCTCTCCCGGGCCGGGATGCGGTCGTACATGCGCTACTGGATGGAGTCCTTCCGGCTGCCGGTGTGGAGCCCGGAGCGGATAAAGGCCGGTTTCACCCCCGAGGACGTGCACCACCTGGAGGACGGCCTCAAGAGCGATCGCGGGGTGATCCTGGCGCTGCCCCACATGGGCAACTACGACCTCGCCGGCGTCTGGGTCACCACCAAGCTCGACACCCCGTTCACCACCGTCGCCGAGCGCCTCAAGCCGGAGTCCCTCTACGACCGGTTCGTCGCCTACCGCGAGGGACTGGGCATGGAGGTGCTGCCGCACACCGGCGGCGCCGCGTTCGGCACGCTGGCCCGGCGGCTGCGCGCCGGCGGCCTGGTCTGCCTGGTCGCCGACCGCGACCTGTCCAGCTCCGGGATACCGGTGAAGTTCTTCGGCGAGGAGGCGAAGATGCCGGCCGGGCCCGCGATGCTGGCCCTCCAGACCGGCGCGATGCTGCTGCCGGTCACCCTCTGGTACGACGACACCCCCATCATGCGCGGCCGGGTCCACCCGGAGATCGAGGTGCCGCAGAACGGCACCCGCACCGAGAAGGCCGCCCTGATGACCCAGGCGCTGGCCGACGCCTTCGCCTCCGGCATCGCCGACCACCCCACGGACTGGCACATGCTCCAGCGCCTGTGGCTCGCCGATCTGGAGCCGCGCGGCGACGCCGGAACGGAGCCCGCGTGA
- a CDS encoding elongation factor G-like protein EF-G2 → MSEKSSTNPGAAGRAPAADRPAALRNVVLVGHSGSGKTTLVEALAQASGAVNRAGRVEDGGTLSDYDEIEHRQQRSVQLSLVPVDWGGIKINLLDTPGYADFVGELRAGLRAADAALFVVSAADGVAGATRMVWDECAAVGMPRALVVTHLEAARADFDEMTRRCALTFGGDDLDAVLPLYLPLYGTPGSDGHAPVDGLIGLLSQRVFDYSSGTRTERAPTDDELPLIEAARNRLIEGIIAESEDETLMDRYLAGEDIDLKTLVGDLETAVARGSFHPVLAAAPAVEGAKQGLGTVELLELITGGFPTPAEREAPAVTGPDGSPRPSLGCDPEGPLAAEVVKTSSDPYVGRLSLVRIFSGTLRPDDTVHVSGHGLTDRGHEDHDVDERVGALSAPFGKQQRPLPRAIAGDLACVAKLTRAETGDTLSAKDDPLLMEPWAMPDPLLPVAIRAHSKADEDKLSQGLARLVAEDPTMRLEHNQDTRQVVLWCMGEAHTDVALERLRSRYGVQVDAVEHKVALRETFSGSAAGRGRHVKQSGGHGQFAICEIQVEPLPGGSGIEFVDKVVGGAVPRQFIPSVEKGVRAQAARGIAAGNPLVDIRVTLLDGKSHSVDSSDAAFQTAGALALREAAAQTRIDLLEPVSEVRVLIPDEYVGPVLSDLSGRRGRVVGTEQSGAGRTLVRAEVPEIEIGRYAVDLRSLSHGTGRFSRGYLRHEPMPGQLAARMREQEAVSA, encoded by the coding sequence ATGAGCGAGAAGTCGAGTACGAACCCAGGAGCCGCCGGAAGGGCACCGGCGGCCGACCGGCCCGCCGCCCTGCGCAATGTGGTGCTGGTCGGCCACAGCGGCTCGGGAAAGACCACTCTGGTCGAGGCGCTGGCACAGGCGTCCGGCGCGGTCAACCGGGCGGGCCGGGTCGAGGACGGTGGCACCCTGTCCGACTACGACGAGATCGAGCACCGGCAGCAACGCTCCGTACAGCTCTCCCTCGTCCCGGTCGACTGGGGCGGAATCAAGATCAATCTGTTGGACACCCCCGGATACGCCGATTTCGTCGGGGAACTCAGGGCCGGTCTGCGTGCGGCGGACGCGGCCCTTTTCGTCGTCTCGGCCGCCGACGGCGTGGCCGGCGCGACCCGGATGGTCTGGGACGAGTGCGCGGCCGTCGGCATGCCGCGCGCCCTGGTGGTCACCCACCTGGAAGCCGCCCGCGCCGACTTCGACGAGATGACCCGGCGGTGCGCGCTGACCTTCGGCGGCGACGACCTGGACGCCGTCCTGCCCCTGTACCTGCCGCTGTACGGCACCCCCGGGTCCGACGGCCACGCCCCCGTCGACGGCCTGATCGGCCTGCTCTCCCAGCGCGTCTTCGACTACTCCTCGGGCACCCGCACCGAGCGCGCGCCCACCGACGACGAGCTCCCGCTGATCGAAGCGGCCCGCAACCGCCTCATCGAGGGGATCATCGCCGAGAGCGAGGACGAGACCCTCATGGACCGCTACCTCGCGGGCGAGGACATCGACCTCAAGACGCTCGTCGGGGACCTGGAGACCGCGGTCGCCCGGGGTTCCTTCCACCCCGTGCTGGCCGCCGCCCCGGCCGTCGAAGGCGCCAAACAGGGGCTGGGCACGGTCGAACTGCTGGAGCTGATCACCGGTGGCTTCCCCACCCCGGCGGAGCGCGAGGCCCCCGCGGTGACCGGCCCGGACGGCTCGCCGCGGCCGAGCCTGGGCTGCGACCCGGAGGGTCCGCTGGCCGCCGAGGTGGTCAAGACCTCCTCCGACCCGTACGTGGGCCGGCTCTCCCTGGTCCGGATCTTCTCCGGCACCCTGCGCCCGGACGACACGGTGCACGTCTCCGGGCACGGCCTGACGGATCGCGGCCACGAGGACCACGACGTCGACGAGCGGGTCGGCGCGCTGTCCGCGCCGTTCGGCAAGCAGCAGCGGCCGCTCCCCCGGGCCATCGCCGGCGATCTGGCCTGCGTCGCCAAGCTCACCCGCGCCGAGACCGGCGACACCCTCTCCGCCAAGGACGACCCGCTGCTGATGGAGCCGTGGGCGATGCCGGACCCGCTGCTGCCGGTCGCCATCCGGGCGCACAGCAAGGCGGACGAGGACAAGCTCTCCCAGGGCCTGGCGCGGCTGGTCGCCGAGGACCCCACGATGCGTCTGGAGCACAACCAGGACACCCGCCAGGTCGTCCTGTGGTGCATGGGCGAGGCGCACACCGACGTGGCCCTGGAGCGGCTGCGCTCGCGCTACGGCGTCCAGGTCGACGCCGTCGAGCACAAGGTCGCGCTCCGGGAGACCTTCAGCGGCTCCGCCGCGGGCCGCGGCCGGCACGTCAAACAGTCCGGCGGCCACGGCCAGTTCGCGATCTGCGAGATCCAGGTCGAACCGCTGCCGGGCGGCTCCGGCATCGAGTTCGTCGACAAGGTCGTCGGCGGCGCGGTCCCCCGGCAGTTCATCCCGTCCGTGGAGAAGGGCGTCCGCGCCCAGGCCGCCCGCGGGATCGCCGCCGGGAATCCGCTCGTCGACATCCGGGTCACCCTGCTCGACGGCAAGTCCCACTCGGTGGACTCCTCGGACGCCGCGTTCCAGACGGCGGGTGCGTTGGCGCTGCGGGAGGCCGCCGCGCAGACCAGGATCGACCTGCTGGAACCGGTCTCCGAGGTGCGCGTCCTGATACCGGACGAGTACGTCGGCCCGGTGCTCAGCGACCTCTCCGGCCGCCGCGGCCGGGTGGTGGGCACCGAGCAGTCCGGCGCCGGCCGCACCCTGGTCCGCGCCGAGGTGCCGGAGATCGAGATCGGACGGTACGCCGTCGATCTGCGGTCGCTCTCGCACGGCACCGGCCGCTTCAGCCGCGGCTACCTGCGGCATGAGCCGATGCCCGGCCAGCTCGCCGCCCGGATGCGGGAACAGGAGGCGGTCAGCGCCTAG